One region of Halomonas huangheensis genomic DNA includes:
- the fhuB gene encoding Fe(3+)-hydroxamate ABC transporter permease FhuB codes for MQVAERRLTPARATLVLLLLCVAIGWMSLSSLGGVSGALSNLLSLHTTGAESLILHYSWWPRLVMSLLAGGGLGLAGVLMQQVLRNPLASPTTLGVASGANLGLMLATLLAPGLLVLGREWVALAGGAAAMALVFALSWRRLTPGVVVLAGLVVNLYFGALGVVMLLFHQEELKGLLVWGAGSMAQNGWDNVFYLLPRLVIAGAAAIWLTRPLALLELDDASARSLGVSLRFLRLSGLGVAVFLTGCVVSSVGVIGFIGLAAPNIARMAGARKLTQRLWWSIAIGALLLATADLMLQKLAGQMTALIPTGATTAILGAPLLLWLIPKLRLTQGRPPAPAQSLGPRHPMPWRRLAGFGLAMIAIMLLSLLAGHSAEHHDSSQWTLTLMPEILDWRWPRILAAAGSGILLAIAGTLIQRITANPMASPELLGISGGAAIALMLTVFVVPGPSNLLLVSAGTLGALATLVVLVLLNRRSGFQPERLLLCGVAITAIFDGVRSIVLAGGDPRGQQVIAWLSGSTYYVDSGASLVVIGLALVAGIVALPLTRWLDILPLGAATSQALGIDVERARLGLLALVALLTACATLVVGPLSFVGLLAPHMARILGLSRARFHLLGAALLGALLMVLADWLGRQLMFPQEIPAGLMASLIGGTYFMWGLSRR; via the coding sequence ATGCAGGTCGCTGAACGCAGGCTGACTCCCGCCCGAGCTACGCTGGTGCTGTTGCTGCTGTGCGTTGCCATTGGCTGGATGTCGTTGTCATCACTCGGCGGCGTCAGTGGCGCGCTGAGCAACCTGCTGTCACTCCATACCACTGGTGCCGAATCGCTGATTCTGCACTACAGCTGGTGGCCACGCCTGGTCATGTCGTTGCTGGCGGGTGGCGGCCTGGGGCTGGCTGGCGTCCTGATGCAGCAGGTGCTGCGCAACCCGCTGGCTTCGCCGACCACGCTAGGCGTTGCCAGCGGCGCCAACCTGGGCTTGATGCTGGCGACTCTACTGGCGCCGGGACTGCTGGTACTGGGTCGCGAGTGGGTAGCGTTGGCTGGCGGGGCCGCCGCCATGGCTCTGGTCTTCGCTCTCAGTTGGAGACGCCTGACACCGGGTGTGGTGGTGCTCGCCGGGCTGGTGGTCAACCTCTACTTCGGCGCGCTGGGCGTGGTGATGCTGCTGTTCCACCAGGAGGAGCTCAAGGGCCTGCTGGTCTGGGGCGCCGGCTCCATGGCCCAGAACGGCTGGGACAACGTCTTCTATCTATTACCGAGGCTAGTGATAGCCGGCGCTGCGGCGATCTGGCTGACTCGGCCTCTGGCGTTGCTGGAACTGGACGATGCCAGCGCTCGCAGCCTGGGAGTATCGCTGCGTTTTCTACGCCTGTCAGGACTCGGCGTAGCCGTTTTTCTGACCGGATGTGTGGTCAGCAGTGTTGGAGTTATCGGCTTCATCGGCCTTGCCGCCCCCAACATCGCGCGCATGGCAGGAGCCCGCAAACTGACTCAGCGTCTGTGGTGGTCGATTGCCATCGGCGCCCTTCTGCTGGCCACGGCCGATCTGATGCTGCAGAAGCTGGCAGGACAGATGACAGCCCTTATCCCTACCGGTGCTACCACGGCGATTCTCGGCGCTCCATTGCTGCTGTGGCTGATCCCGAAGCTGCGGCTGACACAAGGTCGCCCACCGGCGCCAGCGCAATCACTGGGGCCGCGTCACCCCATGCCATGGCGGCGACTGGCCGGCTTTGGTTTGGCGATGATCGCCATCATGCTGCTGTCACTGCTGGCCGGACATAGTGCCGAGCACCACGACAGTAGCCAATGGACCCTGACCCTGATGCCGGAAATACTCGACTGGCGTTGGCCGCGCATTCTGGCGGCAGCGGGCAGCGGCATTCTGTTGGCTATCGCCGGCACCCTGATCCAGAGGATCACCGCCAACCCCATGGCCAGTCCCGAGCTGCTGGGGATCAGTGGTGGTGCCGCCATCGCCTTGATGCTCACGGTCTTTGTGGTGCCCGGCCCCAGCAACCTGCTGTTGGTAAGTGCTGGCACACTCGGAGCGCTCGCGACACTGGTGGTACTGGTATTGCTCAATCGTCGCAGCGGCTTCCAGCCCGAGCGTCTATTGTTGTGCGGTGTCGCCATCACCGCCATCTTCGATGGCGTGCGCTCGATTGTGCTGGCCGGAGGCGACCCACGTGGTCAGCAAGTGATCGCCTGGCTGTCCGGTTCCACCTACTATGTCGATTCCGGCGCCTCACTGGTGGTCATCGGCCTCGCCCTTGTCGCCGGCATTGTCGCCCTGCCGTTGACACGCTGGCTGGATATCCTGCCTCTCGGGGCCGCCACCTCTCAGGCCCTCGGTATCGATGTTGAACGGGCGCGGCTTGGGCTGTTGGCATTGGTCGCGCTGCTGACAGCCTGCGCCACTCTGGTGGTGGGGCCGCTGTCCTTCGTTGGCCTGCTCGCGCCACATATGGCACGAATCCTGGGGCTGTCTCGCGCCCGCTTCCACCTACTGGGCGCGGCGCTGTTGGGAGCACTGCTGATGGTGCTCGCCGATTGGCTGGGCCGTCAGTTGATGTTCCCTCAGGAAATCCCCGCCGGGCTGATGGCTTCGCTGATTGGTGGTACCTATTTCATGTGGGGGCTATCGAGGCGCTGA
- a CDS encoding peptide-methionine (S)-S-oxide reductase yields the protein MTDRFSPAERIALGGSCYWCLEAVFQSLIGVERVEQGFVAATDENHDETDFCEAVIVHFDPQAIPLSVLIEIHLHTHHCTADHSMRERYRSAVYVFDEQQAHAVEEILATLQSDFMAPLVTRVLPFASFKPSQQQYHDYFYTNPQRPFCERWIAPKLRILLERFSDSTDQQKLRNAGLTDRSSTG from the coding sequence ATGACCGACCGCTTTTCTCCTGCCGAGCGCATTGCGCTGGGCGGCAGTTGCTACTGGTGTCTGGAAGCAGTGTTCCAGTCACTGATCGGTGTCGAGCGCGTCGAACAGGGGTTCGTCGCTGCCACTGATGAAAACCATGATGAAACGGACTTTTGCGAGGCAGTGATCGTTCACTTCGATCCGCAGGCTATACCACTGTCCGTGCTGATCGAGATCCACCTGCACACACACCACTGCACCGCCGATCACTCGATGCGTGAGCGCTATCGCTCCGCCGTCTATGTGTTCGACGAACAACAGGCACACGCGGTGGAAGAAATTCTGGCCACCCTGCAATCCGACTTCATGGCACCACTGGTAACCAGAGTACTGCCCTTTGCCAGCTTCAAACCCTCGCAACAGCAGTATCATGACTACTTCTATACCAATCCTCAGCGACCCTTCTGCGAGCGCTGGATAGCACCCAAGTTGCGTATCCTGCTGGAACGCTTTTCCGACTCCACCGACCAGCAGAAGCTACGCAATGCAGGGCTGACGGACCGCTCATCCACGGGCTGA